The following proteins are encoded in a genomic region of Chloracidobacterium sp.:
- a CDS encoding VWA domain-containing protein, whose amino-acid sequence MRRYLFLLPAVASIFGIFGAMRTLAQGVIVPIICDVRPCRPMPRPPVPLPNVLPVSSVRLDTKIVGQVATTHVEQIFRNDTDMRLEGTYFFPIPEAASIVEFAIWENGKKLVGEVRSREEARRIYNEIVRRQRDPGLLEYAGKDLFQASIFPIEPRSDKKLELTYSEVLRADSGTVAYRYPLGMGRNIWRPASPEPALNSQSPQQVGTFSGSIEINANGPIRNIYSPTHQIDTKLKGDKSANVSFEAKNNTSDLQLFYSLSDKDFGMSLITYREPGKDGYFLLTLSPKDKLTETEYLNKDIVFVIDTSGSMADAGKMEKARKALLFGIKTLRDGDRFNVVSFAGEEHLMEAGLIAANDEGKRRGTSFVERLRPSGGTNINDTLIASLKLFEKNDRPKMLVFMTDGLPNISETKPERIIANLQAAKGSDIRIFPFGFGYDVNTMLLDRIGSENSGISDYVQPTEDLEVKVSNFFARVSSPVLADLDIDFGPVLPELMYPRKPTDMFRGTQMTIIGRYRNTSDLRGVVLKLTGRVGRETRKFEYPGLDFPARSEANDFLPRLWASRRVGWLLEQIRNNGESKETRDEVVELASKYGLVTPYTSYLATDGSMANVRSSAPSAAVAIGGGSRKAAEKSGADAVKLSVQQNTMQNSVQVFSADGAGADENTFLIGNTATNRFIANKSFANESGVWVDVEFNENAKLPVVTVKFGSNEYFDLAAKETGLAPYLSLGEQVTVVYKGKVFRVIK is encoded by the coding sequence ATGAGAAGATATCTGTTTTTATTGCCCGCAGTTGCGAGTATTTTCGGCATATTTGGTGCAATGCGGACGCTGGCCCAGGGTGTGATCGTTCCGATCATTTGCGACGTAAGACCGTGTCGCCCTATGCCACGGCCGCCCGTGCCGCTCCCGAACGTCCTTCCCGTAAGCTCGGTTCGACTTGATACCAAGATCGTCGGGCAGGTAGCCACAACCCACGTCGAGCAGATATTCCGCAACGATACTGATATGAGGCTTGAAGGGACCTACTTTTTTCCCATACCTGAGGCAGCGTCGATCGTTGAGTTCGCTATTTGGGAGAACGGAAAGAAGCTTGTCGGCGAAGTTCGCTCACGCGAGGAGGCGCGGAGGATCTACAACGAGATAGTCCGCCGTCAACGTGATCCGGGGCTATTGGAATACGCAGGAAAGGATCTCTTCCAAGCATCGATCTTTCCGATCGAGCCGCGTTCGGATAAGAAATTAGAATTGACATACAGCGAGGTGCTTCGGGCTGACAGCGGAACGGTTGCGTATCGCTATCCGCTCGGCATGGGAAGGAATATATGGCGTCCGGCAAGCCCGGAGCCAGCGTTGAATTCGCAGTCGCCGCAGCAGGTTGGGACCTTTTCCGGCTCGATCGAGATCAATGCGAATGGACCTATCCGCAATATTTACTCGCCGACCCATCAGATCGACACGAAGCTGAAGGGCGATAAGAGTGCGAATGTTTCGTTCGAAGCAAAGAACAACACTTCCGACCTCCAGCTTTTTTACAGCCTTTCCGATAAAGACTTCGGAATGTCTTTGATAACGTATCGAGAACCGGGCAAGGACGGCTATTTTCTCCTCACATTGTCGCCTAAGGACAAGTTGACCGAGACCGAATACCTCAATAAAGACATCGTCTTCGTGATCGACACGAGCGGTTCGATGGCGGATGCGGGCAAGATGGAAAAGGCCCGAAAAGCGTTGCTGTTCGGCATCAAGACACTTCGTGACGGCGATCGCTTCAATGTCGTCAGTTTTGCGGGCGAAGAGCACTTGATGGAAGCAGGCCTCATCGCGGCAAATGACGAAGGCAAACGGCGCGGAACGTCCTTTGTCGAGCGTCTGAGGCCGTCAGGCGGCACTAATATAAATGACACACTTATTGCCTCGCTCAAGCTGTTCGAGAAGAACGACCGGCCGAAGATGCTGGTTTTTATGACCGACGGCCTGCCGAATATCAGCGAAACAAAGCCCGAGCGGATAATCGCTAATTTGCAGGCAGCGAAAGGTTCTGATATCCGCATATTTCCGTTCGGATTCGGTTACGACGTTAATACAATGCTCCTCGACCGCATCGGTTCGGAGAATTCGGGTATCTCGGATTATGTGCAGCCTACGGAAGATCTCGAGGTTAAGGTCTCGAATTTTTTCGCTCGAGTAAGTTCGCCGGTGCTGGCCGACCTGGATATTGACTTCGGCCCTGTGCTTCCGGAACTGATGTACCCGCGAAAGCCGACGGATATGTTTCGCGGCACTCAGATGACGATCATCGGACGTTACAGGAATACGAGCGATCTTCGCGGTGTCGTCCTTAAGTTGACCGGAAGGGTCGGCCGCGAAACGCGAAAGTTCGAATATCCAGGGCTCGATTTTCCGGCTCGTTCGGAGGCGAACGACTTTCTGCCGCGGCTTTGGGCGAGCAGGCGTGTCGGTTGGCTGCTCGAACAGATAAGGAACAACGGTGAGTCAAAAGAAACGCGCGATGAGGTCGTTGAACTTGCTTCGAAGTACGGACTTGTTACGCCTTACACCTCGTATCTGGCGACGGACGGCTCAATGGCGAACGTGCGGAGCTCAGCGCCGTCGGCTGCGGTCGCTATCGGCGGAGGCTCGCGAAAGGCCGCCGAGAAAAGCGGCGCAGACGCAGTAAAACTGAGCGTCCAGCAGAACACCATGCAGAACAGTGTCCAGGTATTTTCTGCCGATGGAGCCGGCGCAGATGAAAATACATTCCTGATCGGCAATACAGCGACGAACCGATTTATTGCCAACAAGAGCTTTGCGAATGAATCGGGTGTGTGGGTTGACGTTGAATTCAATGAGAATGCAAAACTACCGGTCGTTACGGTTAAATTCGGCAGCAATGAGTACTTTGATCTTGCCGCAAAGGAGACCGGGCTTGCACCGTATCTATCGCTCGGCGAGCAGGTTACGGTTGTCTATAAGGGTAAGGTTTTCCGCGTCATAAAGTAG
- a CDS encoding ATP-binding cassette domain-containing protein, with the protein MGFTVEELSKVTDGKWVLRDISFEVADGERIGILGGEGAGKTTLLRLIAGMDRSNGGKVEGLSPEDFIFPTPIRKTGIFGADKTSLSDCEARRQALDSALEADAPILLLDDLLAPADAFIQAFYAKKLRDSGKTIVMASSDFQRLAAVCDRIVIIDRSYLIQAGFTQQVYENPINVAAARLTGECNLIEARRLTSTNAELPEFQTIDGGHRLTARITAKGKLGAIHQSVSLAIRPEHVSISFEASFPEDNVIRGIVRDIRFHGPTTLVSLDCSGLELLARVFRVVGLNVGDECMIAMPPHRLNVLKS; encoded by the coding sequence ATGGGCTTTACGGTTGAGGAACTATCTAAAGTAACGGATGGAAAATGGGTCCTCCGTGATATCTCGTTCGAGGTGGCTGACGGCGAGCGCATCGGCATTTTGGGCGGCGAAGGCGCCGGAAAGACGACCTTGCTCCGGCTTATTGCCGGCATGGATCGCTCGAACGGAGGCAAGGTCGAGGGGCTTTCGCCCGAGGACTTTATATTTCCGACGCCGATCCGCAAAACCGGTATATTCGGTGCGGACAAAACATCGCTTTCCGACTGTGAGGCCCGCCGCCAAGCCCTCGATTCTGCTCTGGAAGCCGACGCACCTATCCTGCTGCTCGACGACCTGCTTGCCCCTGCCGATGCATTCATTCAGGCATTCTATGCAAAGAAACTGCGTGATTCAGGGAAGACGATCGTCATGGCCTCGTCGGATTTTCAGCGTTTGGCGGCGGTCTGCGATCGGATAGTTATCATCGACCGAAGCTATCTGATACAAGCTGGCTTTACACAACAGGTATATGAGAATCCGATAAATGTTGCCGCCGCAAGACTAACCGGTGAATGTAATCTGATCGAGGCCCGCCGCTTGACCTCGACAAATGCAGAGCTGCCTGAGTTTCAGACCATCGACGGCGGCCATCGCCTCACGGCACGCATTACCGCAAAAGGAAAACTCGGCGCCATACATCAGAGCGTTTCGCTTGCGATACGCCCCGAACACGTCTCGATCTCATTTGAAGCGTCCTTTCCTGAGGATAACGTCATTCGCGGGATCGTTCGCGACATACGATTTCACGGACCGACTACGCTCGTTTCGCTCGATTGCAGCGGCTTGGAACTGCTTGCACGCGTATTTCGCGTGGTTGGCCTGAACGTCGGCGACGAATGTATGATCGCGATGCCGCCGCATCGCCTTAATGTTCTAAAAAGCTAA
- a CDS encoding ATP-binding cassette domain-containing protein codes for MNDLRRLLGYLKPHRVTFVVAVFAMFCVAVFETATTALLVPIFNQFMPNPVKSKTPFDLSGIVPLDDWYKAWIVISIMLLSFTAAKAIAEYFSSYLMAKIGQTAVLDLRKELYSHLLRQSASFFERHRTNFLVSRIVVSCAAIELAVAANLRDILRESILLIFFFSAAFYYSWRLMLGAIVLAPIIAYLTTEFSRRIRKQSEISVEGSKALSDRTQETLSNYAVVNAYEGQEREMKHFEKVAGVIAKANLRSQQFAAFSPPTIDIIGTLAVVLLFYFGLREVHIGRLDAAQFFAFVFFLLRSYDPMRKISRQHSEITRALASARDIWQILDDDEPVIEKPNAVQLAPLKDAITLEKVGFHYRHSDKQVLRDVDLTIPKGSMVALVGESGGGKSTLVKLVQRLYDPTSGNVRWDGIDLRDAGLKSLHRQLALVSQETVLFNDTVAYNISYGRPDAAPEAIAEAAAVALADEFIDRLPHGYETIVGERGTILSGGQRQRIAIARAILVDAPVLILDEATSALDNESEYLVQQALANLMKDRTSIVIAHRLSTIRKADKIVVMKEGNIVETGTHDELLALDGIYTRLYGLQFDEDAIL; via the coding sequence ATGAACGATCTGCGAAGACTGCTTGGCTATTTGAAGCCGCACCGAGTCACCTTTGTTGTGGCTGTCTTTGCCATGTTCTGCGTTGCCGTCTTTGAAACGGCCACGACGGCCTTGCTCGTACCGATCTTCAATCAGTTCATGCCGAACCCGGTTAAGTCGAAAACGCCTTTCGATCTTTCGGGCATCGTGCCGCTCGACGACTGGTACAAAGCATGGATCGTCATCTCGATCATGCTGTTGTCCTTCACGGCAGCAAAAGCGATCGCCGAATACTTTTCATCATATTTGATGGCAAAGATCGGACAAACGGCAGTTCTTGATCTGCGCAAGGAGCTTTACTCGCATCTGCTGCGGCAGTCGGCATCATTCTTTGAACGCCACCGTACGAATTTCCTCGTCTCGCGTATCGTAGTCAGCTGCGCGGCTATCGAACTCGCAGTTGCCGCCAATCTTCGCGATATTCTACGCGAATCCATCCTGCTGATCTTTTTCTTTTCGGCCGCATTTTATTACAGTTGGCGGCTGATGCTCGGCGCGATCGTGCTCGCACCGATAATTGCCTATCTGACGACTGAGTTCAGCCGCCGCATACGCAAGCAAAGTGAGATAAGCGTCGAAGGCAGTAAAGCGTTGAGCGACCGCACGCAAGAAACGCTTTCAAATTACGCCGTCGTAAATGCCTATGAAGGGCAGGAACGCGAAATGAAGCACTTTGAAAAGGTTGCGGGCGTGATAGCGAAGGCGAATCTGCGCTCACAGCAGTTTGCTGCTTTTTCGCCGCCTACGATCGATATCATCGGCACACTCGCCGTCGTCCTGCTCTTTTATTTCGGGCTTCGCGAGGTGCATATCGGACGCCTCGATGCCGCTCAGTTCTTCGCCTTTGTCTTTTTCCTCTTACGCAGTTATGACCCGATGCGCAAGATCTCGCGTCAGCACAGCGAGATAACGCGGGCCTTGGCGTCTGCGAGGGATATTTGGCAAATACTCGATGACGACGAGCCTGTGATCGAAAAGCCGAACGCCGTTCAGCTCGCGCCGCTCAAGGACGCGATCACGCTAGAAAAGGTCGGCTTTCACTATCGGCACAGCGATAAACAAGTCCTCCGGGACGTCGATCTGACCATTCCAAAAGGCTCAATGGTCGCGCTTGTCGGGGAAAGCGGCGGCGGTAAGTCAACGCTTGTAAAGCTTGTACAGCGTTTGTATGACCCGACATCGGGCAATGTTCGCTGGGACGGCATCGATCTTCGTGATGCAGGGCTGAAAAGCCTGCATCGGCAGCTCGCACTTGTCAGTCAGGAGACCGTTCTTTTTAACGACACGGTCGCATACAATATATCGTACGGCCGGCCCGACGCTGCTCCTGAAGCCATTGCCGAAGCCGCCGCAGTGGCACTTGCCGATGAGTTCATCGACAGACTGCCGCACGGATACGAAACTATCGTCGGCGAACGCGGCACGATCCTTTCCGGCGGCCAGCGTCAGCGTATCGCCATTGCGCGTGCGATACTTGTCGATGCTCCGGTGCTTATCCTTGACGAGGCCACCTCGGCACTCGATAACGAAAGCGAATATCTTGTTCAGCAGGCATTAGCGAACTTAATGAAAGACCGCACTTCGATCGTGATCGCCCACAGGCTTTCGACCATCAGAAAAGCCGACAAGATCGTCGTAATGAAGGAAGGAAACATCGTTGAGACGGGTACACACGACGAACTGCTCGCCCTTGACGGTATTTATACACGGCTTTACGGCCTGCAGTTCGATGAGGATGCGATTTTATGA
- a CDS encoding electron transfer flavoprotein-ubiquinone oxidoreductase, which yields MSEREQVPMDVVFVGAGPANLAGALHLKREAKLHDEMIDKGFKTGRKIGELEIAIVEKGPFVGAHILSGAVMDPRAIRELMSDFIAEGFPVDTVVTEDAAWYLTEKGGFNAPIVPPPLKNKGKYIVSLSKVCEWLAEKCEAEGINIFPEFPAAEVLYDENDAVIGVRTGDKGIDKDGKRKPNFEPGVDLLAKVTVLGEGSRGSLAKQVMARFGLLEGKEPQVFSLGVKELWEVPEGNFPEGKVVHTLGFPSDTRTYGGGWIYGFKNNIVSIGYVTGLDYEDPMIDPHAEFQKFKTNPKVAAILKGGKLVKYGAKTLNAGGCYTMPKLYADGVLLVGDSASFLNGQRIKGIHTAMKSGMLAAETIVFALAQEDFSSETLRHFEEKVNVSWIHDELYKVRNFHAAFQKGRWAALINSGLQYITGGLAWGFMPKEHHVAGYERMLKLTENGKRKTENAGRYSGIPFDKELTFDKMTDVFYGAVAHDEDQPSHLHVLDTEICATRCVEEYGNPCQRFCPAGVYEMEYSDSAGRKELKVNFANCVHCKTCDVADPYQIINWVTPEGGGPNYKGM from the coding sequence ATGAGCGAACGTGAACAAGTCCCGATGGATGTGGTCTTTGTCGGTGCCGGCCCCGCAAACCTCGCCGGTGCTTTGCATCTGAAACGCGAGGCAAAGCTGCACGATGAAATGATCGACAAAGGTTTCAAGACCGGCCGCAAGATCGGCGAACTCGAGATCGCGATCGTCGAAAAAGGGCCTTTCGTCGGTGCTCACATCCTCTCGGGTGCCGTTATGGATCCGCGTGCGATCCGTGAGCTGATGTCCGATTTTATCGCCGAAGGCTTTCCTGTCGATACGGTCGTTACCGAGGATGCCGCATGGTATTTGACCGAAAAAGGCGGCTTTAACGCACCGATCGTTCCGCCGCCGCTCAAGAATAAGGGCAAATATATCGTAAGCCTGAGCAAAGTTTGCGAGTGGCTTGCCGAGAAATGCGAGGCGGAGGGCATCAATATCTTTCCCGAATTTCCGGCAGCCGAAGTTTTGTATGACGAGAATGACGCCGTGATCGGCGTGCGTACCGGCGACAAGGGCATCGACAAAGACGGCAAGCGGAAGCCGAACTTCGAGCCGGGCGTCGATCTGCTCGCAAAGGTTACCGTTCTCGGCGAAGGTTCGCGCGGTTCGCTTGCCAAGCAGGTAATGGCAAGGTTCGGATTGTTGGAGGGCAAGGAGCCGCAGGTTTTCTCGCTTGGGGTCAAAGAGCTGTGGGAAGTGCCCGAAGGAAACTTTCCCGAAGGCAAGGTTGTCCACACGCTTGGTTTTCCCTCGGACACACGGACCTATGGCGGCGGCTGGATCTACGGATTTAAGAACAACATCGTAAGCATCGGTTACGTTACGGGCCTCGATTACGAGGACCCTATGATCGATCCGCACGCGGAGTTTCAGAAATTTAAGACGAATCCTAAGGTCGCCGCGATCCTTAAAGGCGGCAAACTCGTCAAGTATGGTGCGAAAACGCTCAATGCCGGCGGCTGTTACACGATGCCGAAGCTTTATGCGGACGGCGTCCTGCTCGTGGGCGATTCGGCTTCGTTCCTCAACGGCCAGCGTATTAAAGGCATCCATACCGCGATGAAGTCCGGCATGCTCGCAGCCGAGACCATAGTTTTTGCCCTTGCTCAGGAAGATTTTTCATCTGAAACACTGCGGCACTTTGAGGAAAAGGTCAACGTCAGTTGGATCCATGACGAGCTTTATAAGGTGCGGAATTTCCACGCCGCGTTCCAAAAAGGGCGTTGGGCCGCGCTCATCAATTCGGGCCTGCAGTACATTACCGGCGGCCTCGCATGGGGCTTTATGCCGAAAGAACATCACGTCGCGGGATACGAAAGAATGCTCAAGTTAACGGAAAACGGAAAGCGGAAAACGGAAAATGCCGGCCGTTATTCCGGCATTCCGTTTGATAAGGAACTCACGTTCGACAAGATGACCGACGTTTTTTACGGTGCGGTCGCACACGATGAGGATCAGCCTTCGCATCTTCACGTCCTCGATACCGAAATTTGCGCCACGCGTTGTGTCGAGGAATATGGCAATCCGTGCCAGCGTTTTTGCCCGGCAGGCGTTTATGAGATGGAGTATAGTGATTCGGCCGGCCGCAAGGAACTAAAGGTCAACTTTGCCAACTGCGTCCACTGCAAGACGTGCGATGTTGCCGATCCTTATCAAATAATCAATTGGGTAACGCCCGAAGGCGGCGGGCCGAACTATAAGGGAATGTAA
- a CDS encoding YicC family protein: MRSMTGFGRASGSIEEGDITVEIKTVNNRYLDINLKLPSELQQLETELKRCVTDRLARGRIEVSFQYDRSGSSAYEIDLPVITAYVNAMQEIRDTFGLSGEPDMNVIVRLPNAVSVKRAEVSPAFAELVSATLKHALEDLDAMRAKEGSLLADDLNTRLETITVRLAAITAESANITDEYRQRLEKRIGDILAKAGTKIEVDPARLAQEVAYLADRSDISEEIARLSAHIEHFKMIMADEKDVGKRLDFLTQELNREANTISSKTGNLTVKDNALAIKSEIEKLREQVQNIE; the protein is encoded by the coding sequence ATGAGATCAATGACAGGCTTCGGCCGTGCTTCAGGCAGCATCGAGGAAGGCGACATTACCGTCGAGATAAAAACTGTAAACAATCGCTATCTCGATATAAATCTGAAGCTGCCCTCCGAACTTCAGCAGCTTGAAACCGAATTGAAGCGCTGCGTCACCGATCGGCTTGCACGCGGCCGTATCGAGGTCAGCTTCCAATACGACCGCAGCGGCAGTTCGGCGTATGAGATCGATCTGCCTGTTATAACGGCATACGTTAATGCCATGCAGGAGATCCGCGACACCTTTGGGCTTAGCGGCGAGCCTGATATGAATGTCATCGTCCGGCTTCCGAATGCGGTCTCGGTCAAGAGAGCTGAGGTCTCGCCGGCTTTTGCCGAACTTGTTTCCGCGACGCTCAAACACGCGCTTGAAGACCTCGACGCGATGCGTGCAAAAGAAGGTTCGCTGCTCGCTGATGACCTAAATACGCGATTGGAGACGATCACCGTCCGTCTTGCAGCGATAACGGCCGAATCGGCGAACATTACCGACGAATACCGTCAACGGCTCGAAAAGCGTATCGGTGATATCCTTGCAAAAGCCGGCACAAAGATCGAGGTCGATCCGGCTCGGCTTGCTCAGGAAGTCGCGTATCTTGCCGATCGATCTGATATCTCGGAGGAGATAGCACGACTCAGTGCTCATATCGAGCATTTCAAGATGATAATGGCTGACGAAAAAGACGTCGGCAAGCGTCTCGATTTTCTCACGCAGGAGCTGAACCGCGAGGCGAACACGATATCGTCAAAGACCGGCAACTTGACGGTCAAAGACAATGCGCTGGCTATAAAGAGTGAGATCGAGAAGTTGCGCGAACAAGTACAGAACATCGAATAA
- the rpoZ gene encoding DNA-directed RNA polymerase subunit omega, translated as MANENENIDPIDEVEEEEIIDPPEIDSKYRMIILAAQRSKQLQRGAKPRVDVAVQGTKPTRIALKEIKERKVNFEILEH; from the coding sequence ATGGCAAACGAGAACGAGAACATTGATCCGATCGATGAAGTTGAGGAAGAAGAAATAATCGATCCGCCCGAGATCGATTCGAAATACCGGATGATCATCCTGGCCGCACAACGCAGCAAGCAGCTTCAACGCGGTGCAAAACCGAGGGTTGATGTTGCTGTTCAGGGAACAAAACCGACGCGGATCGCACTCAAAGAGATCAAAGAGCGGAAGGTCAACTTCGAGATACTTGAGCACTAG
- the gmk gene encoding guanylate kinase → MAAGKLIIISSPSGGGKGTLITEVRKLLPDLGYSCSHTTRPKRAGEEEGREYYFISEDEFRRRIAANDFLEYAVVHGHLYGTSIAESRKAVNTGKDLIVEVDVQGALSIMKRQPDASVSIFILPPSFEVLRARLTARATEDAAELHMRLQNSFDEVLQYKNFDYVIVNQDLSTAVRQLASVILASRQATNRQNDAIQSILDSFDASRHLFEGE, encoded by the coding sequence ATGGCGGCAGGAAAGTTAATAATCATCAGCTCTCCCTCAGGCGGAGGTAAGGGTACATTGATCACGGAAGTGCGCAAGCTGCTTCCCGATCTCGGCTATTCATGCTCGCACACCACACGGCCCAAGCGTGCGGGTGAAGAGGAAGGCCGCGAGTACTATTTCATCTCTGAAGATGAGTTCCGTCGCCGCATTGCGGCGAACGACTTTCTCGAATATGCGGTAGTGCACGGCCATCTTTACGGCACTTCGATAGCGGAAAGCCGAAAGGCGGTCAATACCGGCAAGGACCTGATCGTAGAGGTCGATGTCCAAGGCGCATTGAGCATAATGAAGCGGCAGCCCGACGCAAGCGTCAGCATTTTTATTCTACCGCCATCCTTCGAGGTGCTGAGGGCCCGCCTGACCGCCAGAGCGACGGAAGATGCAGCCGAACTGCATATGCGGCTTCAGAACTCATTCGACGAGGTGCTGCAATACAAGAACTTCGATTACGTCATCGTCAACCAGGATCTGTCCACAGCGGTTCGGCAACTTGCCTCTGTTATTCTGGCCTCAAGGCAGGCGACGAATAGACAAAACGATGCGATTCAGAGTATCCTTGATAGTTTCGATGCCTCGAGGCATCTTTTTGAAGGAGAATAG
- a CDS encoding OmpA family protein — protein MPITIFRAFSFTILAVFLLSAGVVAQSDMARRTTAVTYPLDETVQLQFRGTTRFPRMKGEARIKRTSRNGTEVDVSVSKMPRPFELGAGYATYVLWAISPDGQVDNLGEIKRRGFFEFDSKISVTTRLQTFALIITAEPHFLVRRPSQAIMLENLNPYTLSGKPIQTTTAVQYFGNSSDFFRDPKTPEIAELDYSHTPSAILQAKQAIALARFAGAERDAAQELNAATVLYDNAENAWRAGRKEEQVDITARQAISAAVKAEDRAIVERQNREKRNEKTMADAEVRRAEQRYADSQNRISDLEDELSRERRSRELAERDVANFSNQIKELREENGRLREELGRAKLDAENANAKVQAIEAQKQAAEEAQAKEARAARIKAGEKQLMTDLRRFGTVSKIQNSIVLVLPESYWQAARSSTFAMQSDGKLTSIAEILVNNPDYKITIESHTDDVGEAATLEALTDQRAARIKAKFESLGIGTQRISAKGYGGTIPAVPGAKGAAKAKNRRVNIILDADLS, from the coding sequence ATGCCGATCACAATCTTTCGAGCGTTCTCATTCACTATACTTGCGGTCTTTCTGCTGTCGGCCGGCGTAGTTGCGCAAAGCGATATGGCACGCCGAACCACGGCGGTAACATATCCGTTGGACGAGACCGTGCAGCTTCAATTTCGCGGGACGACTCGGTTTCCGCGAATGAAGGGCGAGGCGCGGATCAAGCGCACAAGCCGAAACGGTACGGAAGTGGATGTTTCAGTGTCGAAGATGCCGCGTCCGTTTGAATTGGGTGCTGGATACGCTACCTATGTCCTTTGGGCGATCTCACCGGACGGCCAGGTCGATAATCTTGGCGAGATCAAACGTCGCGGTTTTTTTGAGTTCGACTCGAAGATAAGCGTTACGACGCGACTCCAAACCTTTGCGTTGATCATCACCGCGGAGCCTCATTTTCTTGTTCGCAGGCCCAGCCAGGCCATAATGCTTGAGAATCTGAATCCGTACACCCTTTCCGGCAAGCCGATCCAGACGACGACAGCGGTACAGTATTTCGGCAATTCGAGCGATTTCTTCCGCGACCCCAAAACGCCCGAGATCGCTGAATTGGATTACTCGCACACGCCGTCGGCAATATTGCAGGCAAAACAGGCTATCGCACTTGCCAGATTTGCGGGAGCAGAACGCGACGCGGCTCAGGAGCTTAATGCCGCAACGGTACTTTATGACAATGCGGAGAATGCATGGCGTGCCGGACGTAAGGAGGAGCAGGTCGATATCACGGCGCGGCAAGCGATCAGTGCGGCTGTTAAAGCCGAAGATCGGGCTATTGTCGAGCGGCAAAATCGGGAGAAGCGCAACGAAAAGACGATGGCGGACGCAGAGGTGCGGCGGGCCGAGCAGCGTTATGCCGACTCGCAGAACCGAATTTCCGATCTGGAAGATGAACTCAGCCGAGAGCGCCGAAGCCGTGAACTTGCCGAACGCGATGTTGCGAATTTTTCGAATCAGATCAAAGAACTGCGTGAAGAGAACGGCCGGCTTCGCGAGGAACTTGGCCGTGCAAAACTCGACGCAGAGAATGCAAATGCGAAAGTCCAGGCGATAGAGGCGCAAAAACAAGCAGCAGAGGAGGCTCAGGCAAAGGAGGCGAGGGCAGCGCGTATAAAGGCCGGCGAGAAGCAATTGATGACCGATCTCAGGCGTTTCGGGACGGTTTCCAAGATACAGAATTCGATAGTCCTCGTCTTGCCGGAGAGCTATTGGCAGGCGGCGCGTTCATCGACCTTTGCAATGCAGTCTGACGGTAAACTGACCTCGATCGCCGAGATCCTGGTAAATAATCCGGATTACAAGATCACCATTGAATCGCACACCGATGATGTCGGTGAGGCGGCGACGCTTGAGGCCCTCACTGATCAGCGGGCTGCCAGGATAAAAGCAAAATTTGAGTCGCTTGGTATCGGTACACAGCGGATCAGCGCAAAAGGATACGGCGGTACGATACCTGCCGTGCCGGGAGCGAAAGGCGCGGCTAAGGCGAAAAATCGGCGTGTCAATATAATTCTCGACGCCGACCTGAGTTAG